The Elusimicrobiota bacterium sequence AAACTCGCCACCCCGGATATCTGCGTTCACGGGGTCAACCCGCTCTGCGGAGACGCCATCGAGCTGACTTTCCTTGTGCGGAACGGGCGGATCGATGACATTAAAATGGAGGGCAACGGCTGTTCGATTTCCCAATCGTCCGCCTCCATGATGACGGAGGCTTTGAAAGGTAAAAGCTTGAGCGAGTCCGCCAGCCTGACGTCCGCCTTCAAAAAGATGATGCTGGACAATGCTCCGGCGGATCAACTTCCGGAGGATTTGGAGGAGTTGGCCGCCCTGGAAGGGGTTCGCAAATATCCCGTGCGTATCAAATGCGCTTTGCTGGCCTGGAACACGCTCTTGGAAGGGCTGAAGGAATACGAAGGTAAAAAGGGCGCGGCTTAATCGCCGCCGGAGGTCCTATGTCGGTAACGGTGGAACAAGTGCGCGGGGTC is a genomic window containing:
- a CDS encoding SUF system NifU family Fe-S cluster assembly protein, translating into MTDDLYREIILDHYRHPRNMGKLATPDICVHGVNPLCGDAIELTFLVRNGRIDDIKMEGNGCSISQSSASMMTEALKGKSLSESASLTSAFKKMMLDNAPADQLPEDLEELAALEGVRKYPVRIKCALLAWNTLLEGLKEYEGKKGAA